Proteins from a single region of Hordeum vulgare subsp. vulgare chromosome 6H, MorexV3_pseudomolecules_assembly, whole genome shotgun sequence:
- the LOC123404727 gene encoding protein MONOCULM 1-like has product MLDPPEPDDDAAQPPRAPLAAASPRGLVLACADLLHRGDLDGARRVAGAVLSGADPRGDAADRLAHHFARALALRADEGRSSDGAPEAVGVGVGVAPASSAAHLAYNKIAPFLRFAHLTANQAILEAAAGARRVHIVDLDAAHGVQWPPLLQAICDRADAAVGPPEVRITGAGPDIGVLLRTGDRLRAFASSLNLPFRFHPLLLPCTAQLAADPAACLELHPDETLAVNCVLFLHRLSGDGELAAFLRWVRSMNPAVVTIAEREGSASRGDDDDELPRRVAAAMDFYSAVFDALEATVPPGSAERLAVEQEILGTEIEEVVAGPGGGGGRPRSFEAWTAAARAAGLSPWPASTFAVSQARLLLRLHYPSEGYAAEEARGACFLGWQTRTLMSVSSWH; this is encoded by the coding sequence ATGCTCGACCCGCCCGAGCCCGACGACGACGCTGCCCAACCGCCGCGCGCACCGCTCGCCGCCGCCTCGCCGAGAGGGCTCGTCCTCGCGTGCGCCGACCTGCTGCACCGCGGGGACCTCGACGGGGCGCGGCGCGTCGCGGGCGCCGTGCTCTCCGGTGCCGACCCCCGGGGAGACGCGGCCGACCGCCTCGCGCACCACTTCGCGCGCGCGCTCGCGCTACGGGCGGACGAAGGACGGAGTAGCGACGGCGCGCCAGAGGCTGTGGGCGTGGGCGTCGGTGTGGCGCCGGCGTCGTCCGCGGCGCACCTGGCTTACAACAAGATCGCGCCGTTCCTGCGCTTCGCGCACCTGACGGCCAACCAGGCGATCCTGGAGGCCGCCGCCGGCGCGCGGCGCGTGCACATCGTGGACCTCGACGCCGCGCACGGTGTGCAGTGGCCGCCGCTCCTTCAGGCCATCTGCGACCGCGCTGACGCCGCCGTCGGCCCGCCCGAGGTCAGGATCACCGGCGCCGGCCCCGATATTGGCGTGCTCCTTCGCACCGGCGACCGCCTCCGCGCCTTCGCCAGCTCCCTCAACCTCCCATTCCGCTTCCACCCGCTGCTCCTCCCCTGCACGGCCCAGCTCGCGGCCGACCCGGCCGCCTGCCTTGAGCTGCACCCGGACGAGACTCTGGCAGTCAACTGCGTGCTATTCCTCCACAGGCTCTCCGGCGACGGTGAGCTCGCCGCATTCTTGAGGTGGGTCCGTTCGATGAACCCCGCTGTGGTGACCATCGCCGAGAGGGAAGGAAGCGCCAGCCGaggagacgacgacgacgagttaCCGCGGCGGGTGGCCGCGGCGATGGACTTTTACTCGGCGGTGTTCGACGCTCTGGAGGCCACGGTGCCTCCGGGCAGCGCGGAACGGCTGGCGGTGGAGCAGGAGATCCTCGGCACGGAGATCGAGGAGGTGGTGGCTGgccccggcggcggcggtgggcggcCTCGCAGCTTCGAAGCGTGGACGGCCGCCGCGCGCGCCGCGGGGCTCTCGCCGTGGCCAGCTAGCACGTTCGCGGTGTCGCAAGCGCGGCTACTGCTGCGGCTACACTACCCGTCGGAGGGGTATGCGGCGGAGGAGGCCCGCGGCGCGTGCTTCCTCGGCTGGCAGACGAGGACGCTCATGTCGGTCTCTTCGTGGCACTAG